One region of Acidobacteriota bacterium genomic DNA includes:
- the infC gene encoding translation initiation factor IF-3 yields MREPVSKGPRLNRQIRVREIRVVDEDGAQLGIMTPEQAMVLAESKGLDLVEVAPLAQPPVCRIIDYGKYLYDEKKKAAEAKKKQRQIVVKEIKLRPKIEEHDYQVKKRQIEAFLEDGDKVKVTVRFRGREIVHPEMAQKLLSRIATEVVQRGKIERAPMMEARTMVMLLMPAKK; encoded by the coding sequence ATTCGAGAACCCGTAAGCAAAGGACCGAGGCTCAACCGCCAGATCCGGGTGAGGGAGATCCGAGTCGTGGACGAGGATGGAGCCCAGCTCGGGATCATGACGCCGGAGCAGGCGATGGTGCTGGCGGAGTCGAAGGGCCTCGATCTGGTGGAGGTGGCGCCCCTCGCGCAGCCGCCGGTATGCCGGATCATCGACTACGGAAAGTACCTGTACGACGAAAAGAAGAAGGCCGCCGAGGCCAAGAAGAAGCAGCGGCAGATCGTCGTCAAGGAGATCAAGCTCAGGCCCAAGATCGAGGAGCACGACTACCAGGTCAAGAAGCGCCAGATCGAGGCCTTCCTGGAGGACGGCGACAAGGTGAAGGTGACCGTGAGGTTCCGGGGCCGGGAGATCGTCCACCCGGAAATGGCCCAGAAGCTCCTCTCGCGGATCGCCACCGAAGTGGTGCAGAGGGGAAAGATCGAGCGGGCCCCCATGATGGAAGCGCGGACCATGGTCATGTTGCTCATGCCCGCGAAGAAGTGA
- the rpmI gene encoding 50S ribosomal protein L35, translating to MPKMKTHSAAAKRFKVTGTGKVKRSKAYHRHILTSKTRKRKNQLGTATLVHEADLRKVKRLLLA from the coding sequence ATGCCCAAGATGAAGACGCACAGCGCCGCCGCCAAGCGTTTCAAGGTGACGGGCACCGGAAAAGTGAAGAGGTCCAAGGCGTACCACCGCCACATCCTGACCTCGAAAACCCGCAAGCGCAAAAACCAGCTCGGAACGGCGACCCTCGTCCACGAGGCCGATCTCCGCAAGGTCAAGCGCCTGTTGCTCGCGTAG
- the rplT gene encoding 50S ribosomal protein L20, with the protein MARVRRGHHKVERRKKLQKLAKGYFGAKSRLYRSIKEQVERSLAFAFVGRRVKKIDYRRLWIVRINAGCRQNDLSYSRFMDGLKKAGILLDRKALADIAVNDPGAFSALCAKAKAAIA; encoded by the coding sequence ATGGCCAGAGTACGCCGCGGCCACCACAAGGTGGAGCGCAGAAAGAAACTTCAGAAGCTCGCCAAAGGCTACTTCGGCGCGAAGAGCCGCCTCTACCGCTCCATCAAGGAGCAGGTCGAACGCTCCCTCGCTTTCGCCTTCGTCGGCCGCCGGGTCAAGAAGATCGACTACCGCCGGCTTTGGATCGTCCGCATCAACGCGGGATGCCGCCAGAACGACCTCTCCTACAGCCGGTTCATGGACGGCCTCAAGAAGGCCGGGATCCTCCTGGACCGGAAGGCCCTCGCGGACATCGCCGTGAACGACCCCGGCGCCTTCTCCGCGCTGTGCGCCAAGGCCAAGGCGGCCATCGCCTAG
- a CDS encoding DUF4388 domain-containing protein translates to MGLQGDFTTMPLPDLLQWLALSRKTGILILQRGEIVKEIYFREGKIVASASNDPREYFGQFLLSYEKITEADLMRAFSRQGETGIKLGRILVMEGLLSEDEVQRFLRIKAEETIYDLFLWGEGTFKFYNDAPAQDGHVAIEMEVTSILMEGSRRADEWTRIRKIFPSNETVLTILPENLTRQVLQDPVYNRMVQILESPWRIGDLCLMFHASDFAVCSVLFDLYRMGLVDIVESPEPPKGSEVRAEETVRTLCNQGLKQFNAGQFEAAIETFKQVLILSPSHSLARAMIPKAYKEIKASLVSDEFSIEHLPYLKRALADLNELEFTPQENYILSRVNGSSSVQSIIRISPIQEIHALMIFKKLARDGLVGFLPPTET, encoded by the coding sequence ATGGGACTTCAGGGCGATTTCACCACCATGCCCCTCCCGGACCTCCTGCAGTGGCTGGCCCTCAGCCGCAAGACCGGCATTCTCATCCTCCAGCGCGGCGAAATCGTGAAGGAGATCTACTTTCGGGAGGGGAAGATCGTCGCCTCCGCGAGCAACGACCCGCGCGAGTACTTCGGCCAGTTCCTCCTCTCCTACGAGAAGATCACCGAGGCGGACCTCATGCGGGCCTTCTCTCGCCAGGGGGAGACGGGAATCAAACTCGGGCGGATCCTCGTCATGGAGGGCCTCCTGTCCGAGGACGAGGTCCAGCGGTTTCTGAGGATCAAGGCCGAAGAGACCATCTACGACCTCTTTCTTTGGGGCGAAGGGACCTTCAAGTTCTACAACGACGCCCCGGCCCAGGACGGGCACGTGGCCATCGAGATGGAAGTCACCTCCATCCTGATGGAGGGCTCGCGGAGGGCGGACGAGTGGACGCGCATCCGCAAGATCTTCCCCTCCAACGAGACCGTCCTCACGATTCTGCCCGAGAACCTGACCCGCCAGGTCCTGCAGGACCCCGTCTACAATCGCATGGTCCAGATCCTGGAGTCCCCCTGGCGCATCGGAGACCTATGCCTCATGTTCCACGCCTCCGACTTCGCCGTGTGCAGCGTCCTCTTCGACCTGTACCGGATGGGCCTGGTGGACATCGTGGAATCGCCCGAGCCGCCCAAGGGATCGGAAGTGCGCGCGGAGGAAACCGTCCGGACCCTTTGCAACCAGGGGCTCAAGCAGTTCAACGCGGGCCAGTTCGAGGCGGCCATCGAAACCTTCAAGCAGGTGCTCATCCTGTCGCCATCCCACTCCCTCGCCCGGGCCATGATCCCCAAGGCCTACAAGGAAATCAAAGCCAGCCTCGTCTCCGACGAGTTCTCCATCGAACACCTCCCGTACCTCAAGCGGGCCCTCGCGGACCTCAACGAATTGGAATTCACGCCCCAGGAGAACTACATCCTGAGTCGCGTGAACGGGAGCAGTTCGGTGCAGTCCATCATCCGGATCTCGCCCATCCAGGAGATCCACGCGCTGATGATCTTCAAGAAGCTCGCCCGGGACGGCCTCGTCGGCTTCCTGCCTCCTACCGAGACGTGA
- a CDS encoding (Fe-S)-binding protein, translating into MHPVETGLFWAFVLGSLALFANTAQRRIGALMKGLPDNRFDRHWERFKGLVLHAFAQKRMVRDPYAGIYHLLIFWGFCVLGLRSLMLIVEGLFPSFHLTEALGVFGYGYQTTKDVFEVLVVVGILMAMGRRVFARPERLENSWDAWATLSLIGGLMVTDLIADGAYIALHDPDWKAWSPAGLAVASLFGGMAKGALTAWYKANWWLHLAILFAFMNFLPYSKHFHVFTSLFNVYFRDLEPTRNIKKMDLEAEHFGVNKIQDFTWKQMLDFYTCTECGRCTEVCPTTNTGKPLRPKNYGNDLRDYLYATPLEQMDQEKPVPEDRLLIGGPVPEGSVWNRRDETPPWSLKDLGGAISSDTIWACTTCGYCEWACPLHITFVDKLVGMRRYLTLEESNFPAEAQAAFKGMERQGNPWNMPQADRAKWAEGLDVPHISEKTDAEYLFWVGCAGAYDAAGQKVSQALVRLMNAAGVSFATLGEEETCTGDAARRLGNEYLFATLAEANVETLNGYKVKKIVTNCPHCLNTLKNEYKDFGGNFEVVHGTELVASLLKEGRLKLTGEIRETLTFHDPCYLGRYNGQVEAPRAILRAIPGVGLKEMEHHGERAMCCGAGGGRFWLEEKLGKRVNHERFEQATATGAGGIAVACPFCNVMLSNAAGETGKEGFPTTDVLELAAKALPQ; encoded by the coding sequence ATGCATCCCGTAGAGACCGGGCTGTTCTGGGCATTCGTATTGGGCTCCCTGGCCCTGTTCGCCAACACCGCCCAGAGGCGCATCGGGGCCCTGATGAAGGGCCTTCCCGACAACCGGTTCGACCGCCACTGGGAGCGGTTCAAGGGCCTCGTCCTGCACGCCTTCGCCCAGAAGCGGATGGTCCGGGACCCCTACGCGGGGATCTACCACCTCCTCATCTTCTGGGGCTTCTGCGTCCTCGGGCTGAGGTCCCTCATGCTCATCGTGGAGGGTCTCTTCCCCTCGTTCCACCTCACCGAGGCCCTGGGCGTCTTCGGCTACGGGTACCAGACCACGAAGGACGTATTCGAAGTCCTGGTCGTGGTGGGCATCCTCATGGCCATGGGGCGGAGGGTCTTCGCCCGGCCCGAGCGGCTGGAAAACTCCTGGGACGCCTGGGCCACCCTGAGCCTCATCGGCGGCCTCATGGTGACCGACCTCATCGCCGACGGGGCCTACATCGCCCTCCACGACCCCGACTGGAAGGCCTGGTCCCCGGCGGGTCTCGCCGTCGCTTCCTTGTTTGGAGGGATGGCGAAGGGCGCCCTCACGGCGTGGTACAAGGCCAACTGGTGGCTTCACCTGGCCATCCTCTTCGCCTTCATGAATTTTCTGCCCTACTCCAAGCACTTCCACGTGTTTACGTCCCTCTTCAACGTCTACTTCCGCGACTTGGAGCCCACCCGGAACATCAAGAAGATGGACCTCGAAGCCGAGCACTTCGGGGTGAACAAGATCCAGGACTTCACCTGGAAGCAGATGCTGGACTTTTACACGTGCACGGAGTGCGGCCGGTGCACCGAAGTCTGCCCCACGACCAACACGGGGAAGCCCCTCCGTCCCAAGAACTACGGGAACGACCTTCGGGACTACCTCTACGCGACCCCCCTCGAGCAAATGGACCAGGAAAAACCGGTGCCCGAGGACCGGCTTCTCATCGGTGGCCCGGTTCCCGAGGGATCGGTCTGGAATCGGCGCGACGAGACGCCCCCCTGGAGCCTCAAGGACCTCGGGGGCGCCATCAGCTCCGACACGATCTGGGCGTGCACGACCTGCGGCTACTGCGAGTGGGCCTGTCCCCTCCACATCACCTTCGTGGACAAGCTCGTGGGCATGCGGCGCTACCTCACCCTCGAGGAGAGCAACTTCCCGGCGGAGGCCCAGGCGGCCTTCAAGGGCATGGAGCGCCAAGGGAACCCCTGGAACATGCCCCAGGCCGACCGGGCCAAGTGGGCCGAAGGGTTGGACGTGCCCCACATTTCCGAGAAGACCGACGCGGAGTACCTCTTCTGGGTGGGGTGCGCGGGCGCGTACGACGCCGCGGGCCAGAAGGTCTCCCAGGCCCTGGTGCGCCTGATGAACGCCGCCGGAGTCTCCTTCGCCACGCTGGGCGAGGAGGAGACCTGCACGGGCGACGCGGCCCGCCGGCTTGGAAACGAGTACCTTTTCGCCACGCTGGCCGAGGCCAACGTGGAGACCCTCAACGGCTACAAGGTCAAGAAGATCGTCACGAACTGCCCCCACTGCCTCAATACGCTGAAGAACGAGTACAAGGACTTCGGCGGGAACTTCGAGGTCGTTCACGGCACGGAGCTCGTGGCCTCCCTCCTCAAGGAAGGCCGCCTAAAACTGACGGGGGAGATTCGCGAAACCCTCACCTTCCACGACCCCTGCTACCTCGGCCGTTACAACGGCCAGGTGGAAGCTCCGCGGGCCATCCTGCGCGCCATTCCCGGGGTGGGGCTCAAGGAGATGGAACACCACGGGGAGCGGGCCATGTGCTGCGGCGCCGGCGGGGGACGCTTCTGGCTCGAGGAAAAGCTCGGGAAGCGCGTCAACCACGAGCGCTTTGAGCAGGCCACGGCCACCGGAGCCGGGGGCATCGCCGTCGCCTGCCCCTTCTGCAACGTCATGCTCAGCAACGCCGCCGGCGAGACGGGCAAGGAAGGCTTCCCGACGACGGACGTTCTGGAACTCGCCGCCAAGGCCCTGCCGCAGTAG
- a CDS encoding molybdenum cofactor guanylyltransferase, which produces MLYTFTMNSPDPVTGAVLAGGRSKRMGADKRLLVLEGRTLLERAVDLLAPLCDEVLVVAPTPPPIRVGARYVADRFPGLGLLSGIHAALEESRGSTVLCIPVDTPYLDLPWLRLLLGLGRSAGTPVVPLVGGRVHPIPGCYPKSAAAVIGQTLSRGESSASQILPRLGTVYVGEEAAEGAGCDPSALLNINSPEEWRAVAAAAKPVR; this is translated from the coding sequence TTGCTGTACACTTTCACCATGAATTCACCCGATCCGGTTACGGGCGCGGTCCTCGCGGGGGGACGATCCAAGAGGATGGGCGCGGACAAGCGCCTCCTTGTCCTGGAGGGAAGGACCCTCCTGGAGCGGGCCGTGGACCTCCTCGCTCCCCTTTGCGACGAGGTCCTCGTGGTGGCTCCGACCCCTCCTCCGATCCGAGTGGGAGCGCGGTACGTGGCCGATCGGTTCCCGGGGCTGGGGCTTCTGTCCGGGATCCACGCCGCCCTGGAGGAGTCCCGCGGGTCGACGGTTCTCTGCATCCCCGTGGACACGCCCTATCTGGACCTCCCCTGGCTCCGGCTTCTCCTGGGCCTCGGGCGATCGGCCGGAACCCCGGTGGTGCCTCTGGTGGGCGGCCGGGTCCATCCCATCCCCGGCTGTTACCCCAAATCGGCGGCGGCGGTCATTGGTCAGACCTTGAGCCGCGGGGAGTCCTCGGCGAGCCAGATCCTCCCTCGCCTGGGAACGGTCTACGTGGGGGAGGAGGCCGCGGAGGGGGCGGGGTGCGACCCGTCGGCCCTGCTCAACATCAACTCCCCCGAGGAATGGCGCGCCGTCGCCGCGGCGGCGAAGCCGGTGAGGTAG